The genomic region TATATAAACACAAATAATCCATCCagtcatccattttcatccacttatctggggccgggtcaTGAGGGCAGAAGgctgggacgtgcccagaacacatctaatgggaggcgccctggaggcatcctgatcatatgcccgaaccacctcagctACTCCTTTTGATGTGATAGAGCAGCGGCTCTAttccaagctccctccagatgtttgagctcctcaccctatctctaaggctgagcccagccacccaacagaggaaactcattttggccgcttgtatctgcgatctaaTTCTTTCCgccactacccagagctcatgaccataggtgagggttgggacgtagatggaccaataaattgaaagcttcgccttccagctcagctccctcttcaccacagcaACCCAGCATAGTGCCCGCATCACGCCACAATCCAAATAtcaaatgttaatgtttttgaaTATAAAGGCTGTGTTAAATAGGACAGGGCAATATGACAATATATTCTACAATATAATATAGATGTGAAGATTTTTGCTATGCTGTTTATAGCATGATAACTGTGTCtaagcaacttggtaagaaatgtccaagaaactgcaaaaataaataactaaaataaaataaataaataaatattttaaataaataaatcaaataaaattatttttaaaaactatgGGGGAAAAAGCTAGGGAAAACTATACTctaaattattatattattattacattttaatgttattttccagaattattcaaatttttaagcactctttccTGGTCTTTTccttaattgtttgtttttaactttcttcctttcttttcttttctttttttcttttttttttttttacaaattttcttgtttgtaattttctctttttctaaTGTCTTGGTAAATTTTTTGATCGTTTTTTCTTTCATTACTCATTGCCTCCTTCCCATGTTTTAAAAGAGATATGCAATTTGGTTGCAACTTGTTTTATCTGAGTGATGTCTGCTTTATTATGTCTCATTCATAGTTTATTGTTTGATTGTTCTAACCTATATTACTGTTCTTTGACCCcttgttttagtgttttatatTCAACCAATCCACTCGCAGTCTAAATAGAGACGTTTtccagctgaacacacacataacacaattACATGTAGATGAAAAGTCCTGAGGGAACACTGATAGTTTTCTCGGACTGCAGGCTGTCTTGTGACCAGAAGACACTGATCTGACTCTCATGACAGTGAGATTCCTTTCCTGTCAAAGCGTCCTGAAGCTATAAACTGAAACGCTGCTTTCTTCTGGCAACATGAGAGCGCTGTGAATATGATTCCAACTTTATTTGTGCAGCACTTTTCTGAGAAAATATGGATATCAACAATGCTGGATTTAAAATACTTCAAAAGTAGTTTTGATGCACAAAGCAAAATCTCCTCTTACCTTTGAGTCAGTGCTCTGCAGGCCGATAGCAAGACCCTCGAACACCGAGtggagtgagagggagaggaagagcatGAAGGAGCGAAAGGGGGAATGAGCCTGAAAGTCAACATGGACATGGTGGCTGCTGCTCTCCAGATCAGGGCTTGTTCCATGGCCGTGTCCATGCCCGTGCCCATTTCTGTTGTCCTGTATGAGGGGTGCCCTCTCCTCGTGAGACCCTGCCCTCTCCCGACAGTTCAGGACAAGCCTTTCCAGTATGAGGACGGTGAAGAAGCCGGCAGCCATGATGAATTCTGGGAGGGGGAAATTGctctgttcgagaccaacaccAAAAGAAAGTCAAGAATTAGGACACAGAGATTGTAAACAGTTACTGCACTTGCTTTAGATGTAACATTTTTAGACATCCCCTCTTTGATGACTGATCCTGtgcatactgtactgtaatctgttttatttttgaagaaTACAGTTACTGCAAAGTTTTTGTAGTGTCTGCCGGTGTCTGGCTTTTTTTTGATAAtcaagtaaaaacactgaactggTTCCAGGTCCTCAaatgtgttgctttgtttttttatcagttttctaTAATTGTGAATTGAACACTTTGGGATTTTGGACTACTGGTTATACAAAATGAATCATCTGAAGGGGTCAACTTGGGCTCTAAGAAATTAAGATGTGCATTTTTTACTACTTTCTTACATTTTACATACTAAATGATTAATAgattagaaaaaaatacaataaatacaggGCTCAACAGTAACAGTTCCCATTGGCTCCCATTTTGAGAGACcactttttaatatatataaaaaaaatagggaCAGCAAACAGCAATAACACCaaaaataattatgtttttttatgaatgACTGGAGGGCCATCCAGGCATGCtgaaaaaatatagaaaaatgaggaaggaaatattaaaaagcctttattgtagtggctaaatcattaaaagagccaatatttcgaccactgcaggtcttGGTCAGGGCTTTAAaaccatttttcttttaaatattttatatgtttgttGCACTAGTGATAATTAAATTATGCTGTTACAGTCAGAACTGGAACCAGACAACGCTGCACATACTTTGGTGTGTTTACTCGTGTGTGCCCATGCATTTTAGAGACAGTGGCAAAGCAAATAAGTTGCATTTAAGATTCAAATCCTGTGAGGTATGAGAAAAAGATTTCTGTTTGGTTACTGTAATAAAGCTTTTAAGCATTCTTTAATATCATATTTTCATTAATATGCTGACATATGACTTCATAGTATCTTAATTACTTCAAATATAAGGTGACTAATGGCAACAACATTTTTAGTCCAGTCCAGACTTGGACATACCTCCACCTTCTGAGAATCCAGCGCGGCGTTGATGTCTGACAGATAATCTGGAATGATGTCGAGCAGACATGCTGCCAAGAAAACGCCTCCAGCAAAACAGCTGATCAGACTCAGGACTGTGCGATGGGTTTCTGCAAATGGAAAGACAAAACATCTCTTATGTCTCAACATGAACTTACACACAATGGTGTCAGCCTCAGTTAtgtttttctctgctttcttGCATTTCTCAGAAGAAAATCTATTTATAAATCAGGAGTCTCTCTGTGAAGTAATGGgccattttacattttatttagctTCTACTATCTACAACCAAAAATACAAACCATTATTACTAAATTGGCCTATAAGTGATTAGTGGTACATCTCAGACATGGATGAAGTCACTGCCATCCTTCCAAGGTTAAACTAACTGCTGAAGGATCATGTGCTACATCATGAGTATGAAAGCATAGGCGTCTAAATGACTCAGCAgaacactaacacacacaaagggatACTTTCACTTCCGTTTAAGAAagtccttcacacacacatccttgtTCTGACTGTTTTACATACTAAATGTGACCATGTGACCACATGCCAACAAGTCTTTGGGGCTCCATCCCTGTCAGGTGACTCCAAGAGGGATAAGGGGGATTACTGAACTTAGGCTACACATTTAGGTTTgcataaataataatgacaatgtAATGGGGCGGTAATAAGTAATCAATGTTAGATCATCACATATGCAAATAGTCTACcaaaagaaacattaaaacattttttttgcacagaATGATGACTGTTTGAATTATTATCAGTGATTAAAACCCACCACACCCTCTGTAATGGCTCCATTAACGGCTTTTAAATCACAGTCGTTAATTGCCTTAACAACACTATCTACAGCTAAAACATGTGATTCATTGAGACAGACGGCTGCTGAAGCCGCTATCTGAGATCCTGTAACTTCCGCTCGTCTTCGGCGGGACCACTGCAACAAACTCCATTAAACCTTCAGGCAATTTAATGTTGATTTGATTGTCTGCAAACGGTTTCACACCGAATATCAGTAATTAAAGCTGGGAATTAATCAGTCACTTTCCCTTTGTAGTTCGGCATAAGTGTAATAAGCAACAAGTCATCCAATGAAGGTAAAACAGTGAATTTGTTCGCCATGATCCACATTGTTTATCATAGATTGGAGGCGATTTTAACGTCCCCTCTTCTTTAAAATATGCATATAACAGTGATATATAGAACacaaatgctaacgttagctaggtaTGTTATAATATTTACCAACCTGTGCCGTTTGTGTCTCTGAACCATTTGACTCGAGCAGGGATAAATCCAAAAAGAAGAGTTAGGAGCAACAGACCGATCAGAGCGCCTATTTTCACCTGGAGCAGAAAGTCCATTTTGCAGCATAAACCTGTTAAAGATTGAGACTCGCTTCCTCACTGTACTGTCATTTGATTAACTGTGAAAGGAGCCGGTGTTCGCCGACCGATACGTTGATAAATTTCACTGAAGCGAGAAGCTCAGCGAGCAGCAGCCACCACCGATGTTGTTATTTGGGAAGTGGCTGACCGTTCTGGCGACGGTAGCCGAGAAGGGTCAAAATAGGTTATCGCGAAAAAGATACAGGGCGTTCCAAAAGAAGTCTCTTTACCAGCCCTCTTTACAGAACACATATAAAGTGTATTTAGCAGCTAGTACTTGTAGTGATCTCATtaggtgttttattttgcttgtgttagagctgtgtatttttattttgtttgtttttttgtgctatgttgtctgtctgtaactttatgttgctgcctgtcttggtaAGGGACACTCTGGAAAAAGAGATTTACTAATGTCAagagttttttttcctgattaaaTAAtcgttaaataaataaataaataaaatagtatTGACTGTTAAtctgcatttctttttcttttatcagaGCTGTAATAAAAAATCATTGGTGGAAAAAAGTAGATCTCCCCCAtatatagataaaataaaataaaataaaaaaatatcctgCACAAATCTGCAGACTATtcattttattgactttttttgtaattattacTTTTTGTGCAATAttgaatgattttattttaaaccatGTGAGAAGTTTAGAGATCAAGTCTCTCATTAGTGGTATTTTTTATCAACTCATACACACCAGAAATGTGACAAGGGGCCTAGACACTGCtctaaaagaattaaaaaaaaataacaagaagAAAAATGAAACTTCTATGAATCCTATTTCCTTGTTGTACCAGTTCAACAGGTTACATTATGTTTGGTGTGACTCTTGTTATGGTAGGCTATAATATCTTTTTTCCGTCTCTGTAATCACTTTGCTCTTCAATATATTTTTAAGTGGTTCACGATTACTCCCAATAAAAATCTCAAAGGCCAACTGCTGTCTTCAGCCTGTAAAGGAAGTGTGTTTCACTGCATAGCTGTGAAGCTACACAAGTAGTGAGTGCAGAAGAAATGCAGTTATAAATGCTGATAAtcagtttaaaaatgtttttataataaCCCACTAAGTCTGCAAGTGAAAAAGTAAGTTTGTCCATTTCTGATTACTTTAAGCTAAAAAGGCAAAGCAACGACACTAGAGGAGGCATAGACAGACACTGAGTCAAAAAGCCCTTGGGGACAGATTTGTTAAAGGCCCCACCACAACTCCTCCAtgagcaagacacagactttgtggttttag from Epinephelus moara isolate mb chromosome 1, YSFRI_EMoa_1.0, whole genome shotgun sequence harbors:
- the slc39a1 gene encoding zinc transporter ZIP1 — protein: MDFLLQVKIGALIGLLLLTLLFGFIPARVKWFRDTNGTETHRTVLSLISCFAGGVFLAACLLDIIPDYLSDINAALDSQKVESNFPLPEFIMAAGFFTVLILERLVLNCRERAGSHEERAPLIQDNRNGHGHGHGHGTSPDLESSSHHVHVDFQAHSPFRSFMLFLSLSLHSVFEGLAIGLQSTDSKVLEICIAILVHKSIIVFSLSVKLVQSAVAPLWVAAYIGVFAVMSPIGIAIGISVMEAQLEAGALVQAILEGLAAGTFIYITFLEILPHELNSPGKQLLKVLFILLGFSIMASLTFMG